From the genome of Papaver somniferum cultivar HN1 unplaced genomic scaffold, ASM357369v1 unplaced-scaffold_21, whole genome shotgun sequence:
CTCTCTATTTTACAAGCTCCAGTTATCTTTACAGGCTTGATTTCATTATGATATATCTGAACTCTTGCAACTCTCTTTATATAACACTCTGTTATGCTGGTGAAGCTAGAGGTGCTAGAAATACTAGGATTTTATGATCATCTCTCTCATATTTGTGTCTTTTAATGATCATCTCTCTCATATTGCACTCTGTTATGCTGGTGAAGCTAGAGGTGCTAGAAATACTAGGATTTTATGCAGAGGAGAAGTCAGGGGAGAGAGTTGTCTGAAATGGGATTGTGTCGGGAATTTAAAGAAAAGGGGCAAAAGgggtaaaaagaaagaaaattgtgGATAAGGAAAGATAAGGTACCTCTCCTCTGTGTAGTCCTTATTATTCTGTGCACATTTTAACACCACATTGTGTAGTTGTTTTTCTTCCTTCCAATTATTCGCAACAATGGCCTCTGTTCAACACTTACCTtcaattcatcagacttgttttctTAATAAGGTTAGTTCCAATGTTTCTTTCACATCCCTTTTTGACTTTTGCTTTACATTACAAGATTTCGTgctaattttttcttcttttcaggttGGGTTGCAGAAACCAGTTGTTGCAGCTACATTCTCCTCTTCGAAAAGAAGAGGGGCTTCTTTTCTCATTAGGGCAGAACAAACTGAGTCACCTAGAGCAGGTAAAGCTTCATTTCATTTGTAATTCAAGAAAGTGAtgataattttcaattttttgtttctctAAATTCATTATACGCAACTTGTGCCCAATTTATTAACAATAATGAATGTAATCATACCCAATTAACTGAATTTATCAATGAATTAGTCCAATTACAAGGTATCTGATTTTCTGTAGAAAAACAGAGTTAATCAATCAAAACAAAGATGTTCTTCAGCTATCCGGGTAGAGAAGATGGGATAATGAGTCGGGTAAAACAGGAGCCCACATTCTTATTTCCACTTATTTCCAATACCGATACCCACATACCCAACTCAAATTTGATCCTCCATCTTTTTCACTGCTGTGAATCAAGCTCATTAATCGAGCCAGTTAGTGAACTGACTGAAACTAGAAAAACCGACAGAAAATTTGGAATCTAGCATGCAATCCACATACTAgtcattcaatatttttatgtagAAGACTTGGTATCAATGCCAAAATTTTGGTAGTTTTAGAATCTGTTAAACTTTGTAGAATTTCGGTGACTGTTGGGCGGAAAATCTATCTTAGAAAGTCTGCATAGACATGGCACTGGGCACACTGAGTGGAGACGAGTAATTAAATTTCCCGTTTGATGTCcaaagggaaaaaaaatcaagtatttgaaCATGACTTTGTTTGTTACTTACTATTCTCTGTCTTTTTCTAATGCAGATGTAACAGGGAGACGTGAAACACTCGTTCTAGGCACAATTGGAACTTGTGTTTCTTTATTTAATCCGACTTCTGCAGCATGTAAGTTCAATGCTTCTCTTCCTTCCTTGTCCATGTAGTTCTTCATTATTTGATGCACTCTTAAGTAGCGTTGAAAGCATGCCTGCTGATTGTGCAGCACAGTTGCTGCAGAATCTAAGAAAGCAGGATACATGGGCGTCACAGACAAGAAGGATGGATACGAATTTCTCTACCCTTTCGGGTGGCAGGTTCTCATCTTAATTGCACAAAACCATTAATCGAAATTCAATAACAGTGCTACAAATAGGAATGTCATCTTATTAAGACTTTCTATTATGTATGATCAGGAAGTGAGTGTCGAAGGACTAGATAAAGTAGTCAAAGATGTGATAGAACCATTGGAAAGTGCAAGTGTGACTTTGATTGCAACCACCAAACAAGATATACGAGACCTCGGTCCCCCTAAAGAGGTTTGTTTATCTTTTGGTCTTAACCCTTTTGTATTGTTCAACCATTCTAGATCTGATTAAGACGATATTATTCAACGGTTTCAGATTGCTGAAGCATTGATTAACAAGGTTTTGTCACCTCCTTcagagaaaacaaaattaatcGACGCAACTGAGGTCAGACTTTATTGTTCTGGATGTTATTAAGGAAGGTGTAAATTctatttatcaaaatacaaaatAGAAGTAGAACTTAACAGATATCCTAACGTGATGCAGCGTGAAGTTGATGGTAAGGCCTACTATACTTTAGAGTTCGAAGCTCAGGCTCCAAACTATACCCGCCACGCCCTTGCTGCAATCTGCATCGGGAATGGTATTAAGCTCAACCATGAGCTCTTTTCTTGATTCTAGAGAGCTTCAATATTAGGAATACACCATAAACGGAGAACTAGACAAATTTAAAGCCGAACTTTTTTTTAATCTGGGCAGGGAAATTTTACACTTTCACCACAGGAGCTAACCAGAGGAGATGGGAGAAAATGAAAG
Proteins encoded in this window:
- the LOC113340128 gene encoding psbP-like protein 1, chloroplastic, which translates into the protein MASVQHLPSIHQTCFLNKVGLQKPVVAATFSSSKRRGASFLIRAEQTESPRADVTGRRETLVLGTIGTCVSLFNPTSAAFAAESKKAGYMGVTDKKDGYEFLYPFGWQEVSVEGLDKVVKDVIEPLESASVTLIATTKQDIRDLGPPKEIAEALINKVLSPPSEKTKLIDATEREVDGKAYYTLEFEAQAPNYTRHALAAICIGNGKFYTFTTGANQRRWEKMKDKLHTVVDSFKIFEIQEGAILPPSMN